The nucleotide window CCGCAGCGCCgagggggccgggggggagccCCCCGCGGGGTCGCCCAGCAGCCCGGGCGGCCCCGAGAGGAAGGCGGTGGCGGTGACGGCCCCGGAGCCCTCTGACAGCGAGTCCCTGGACGCTGCCCCCCTCGTCTGCAGGTCAGCCAGCGCCCACAACCTGGCGGGACCCccgcagctccccctgccccgcgCTGCCCCCCTGCAGAAGTCGCTCAGCGCCGGGGCGCAGGAcgaggctctgctggctgccaccTGGCACCCCCGCTGGCACCCGGCCCTGGCACCTGGACCCCCCAAGGCAGCTGGGGGCGCCAGCCCCGCCGAGAGGAGCCCCCGGCAGGACGAGGAGCCCCCCCCGGGCGATGCCAAGGCGCAGAAGAGAGTCTCCTACGCTCCCGTCAAGAGCATCAGCGTCGACAGCTCCCACCCGCCCGGCAGGGTGAGGGTGGCAGTGAAGAGGACCCCACCGCCCCCTCCGGTCCGTcaccagagcctggggcagcgTGCCACGGCGGCCACGGGCAGCCCGGGGACGGCAGagccgcccccggcccccctGGCACGGGCAGGAGAGCCccggggagcagcaggggaggaagaagcGAGGGGCACTGCCCCCccggcagggaagggcaggctgctgcctgcggcGTCCATCCCGGCGCAGGtctgcccctgggagctggtCCAGGAGGAGATCTTGAGccagaagcagagagctgccgAGGCAGCGGCGCTGGGGACCCCTGGGGACATGgaggccacccccagccccaacccatCCTTCCAGAAggcctccctgaggagcctggggCTTGCCATCAAAGCCTTCAACCGCTCCAGGGGGAAAAGCATcctgagggggaagggggaggccGAGGGGAGCCTCAGGaagagggggcagcaggggggcagcaggagggagaggctcagcctggcagagacATCAGCCCCCgaggggagcagccctgagtggagcaggcagaggcccAGCAGTGAGCCCACTGCccgcccctggcaggggggcacagccctctgccagcacaACAACAacgctgccagcagctggggggctgagggctggtgggacagaggggcagagggccacggggacagcccagccctggggacaggcGATGaggagggactggcagaggagCCCAGCGCCCCCCGGGGGGCTGAGGATGCTGGGGGGGGCCCTGGAGCCACCCCCGGAGGTGCACATTGGCCCCCCCAGGGCCGGCCACcgagaaggagctggaggtcctgaggaagccctggggagggccagcagtgggcaggcaCAGTGCCAGGAAGGTGCCGAGGCTGCcgtggcagagccagggcaggaggctccggcagcccccccggggctggTGGCACCGAaggagctggtggcagggcCGGGAGAAGGGCTCAGGGTCGCCACTGGCTCCACCCCGGCCCGGGGGCACGCAGGgggggggcagcctgctgcgggcagcctgtgcccatcctcgggggctgccagggagccAGGCGCTGAGCTCCGGCCGCAGGGAGCCCCTGGCGTCCCGGCTGgcaggggagctctgctgcgCCAGCAGGCCCTGGCCTCCGGGGACGATGCTGAGGCCCCAGCGGGCAGGGAGAGCCCAGCccgggagctggaggaggggggaagccaaccccagctccttgggGCCAGGGACACTGCTTGGAGCACCGGGAGGGTCCCACCAGggagccagagcctggccccgggCCCCgtgggcagagccagcagggaggcagagggaggtgctggggaagcCCAGGCTGATGCCAGGGTTAGGGTGgaaagctgcccctgggaggagagcagggatgagaggcagggggcaggcagagctccaggggAGGGGGGCACTGAGGGGGTCCCCCGTGGCcccgggggagggctgggggtagAGAAAGCCCCAGCAGGAAGCCcaaggctgctggaagctgcttcaGGGCAAGCTGGGAGtgtggagggcagcagggctgaggtctGCCCgtgggaggctggggaaggggcaagcagcagggcagaaatCTGCCCCTGGGACacggaggaggctcaggtggggcaggagaggctggaaggagagaggaggcagcaggtcaggagcagcagagctgcatctggggggctgctgagagcacaggggagtgggagcagggggagcgCTGAGACACCCCCAAAAGCTGCCCCCAAAAGCTCTGAACCCCCCCTGGGACCTGCTCCCCAAAGCtctgagctgtcaggagggacctccaggagCCTGCTGACCACCCTGGCCTCTGTTTGCCCCTgggagagcacagccagggagcagccaccAGAGAAACCCCAACCCAGGAGCCCAGTGCTGCCCAAAGCTCCTTCCAAGAggtcccagagcagggagagcctcAAGGCTGAGGTCTGCCCTtgggaggctccaggggctggagctggtgggaaagcagaggtctgcccctgggaggctgcagaggtggaatccactcagaaagcagagatctgcccctgggagagcacagccagggagcagccaccAGAGAAACCTCAACCCAGGAGCCCAACACTGCCCAAAGCTCCTTCCAAGAggtcccagagcagggagagcctcAAGGCTGAGGTCTGCCCCTGGGagagcacagacagggagcagTCCCCACCACAACCTCCTGCCAGGAGCCCAACACTGCCCAAAGCTCCTTCCAAGAAGTCCCAGAGTGGAGACAGCCTCAAGGCTGAGGTCTgcccctgggaggctgcaggggctggagctggtgggaAAGCAGAGGTCTGCCCCTGGGAGgtggctgctccagcaccagctaAAGAGAAACCAAGgcaggcccaggctgctctgtcCATGGTGAGCAGAAGCTCCTGGAGAGGCAAAGGTGTCCAGGGAGAGACtggaggcagcacagctgggaggaaggaggcagcaagCAGTGGCCCTGAGTCCATCTGCCCCTgggagagcacagacacagagagcTCCTCCCCAGGGCATGGGACgaggagcacagagctgctgggagcctccagcaggaaagcagagagcagggagagcctcAAGGCTGAGGTCTgcccctgggaggctgcagaggtggaatCCACTCAGAAAGCAGAGGTCTGCCCCTgggagagcacagccagggagcagccaccAGAGAAATCCCAACCCAGGAGCCCAGTGCTGCCCAAAGCTCCTTCCAAGAGGTCCCAGAGTGGAGACAGCCTCAAGGCTGAGGTCTGCCCTtgggaggctccaggggctggagctggtgggaaagcagaggtctgtccctgggaggctgcagaggtggaatCCACTCAGAAAGCAGAGGTCTGCCCCTGGGAGAGCACAGATGTGAAGCAGCCACCAGAGAAACCCCAACCCAGGAGCCCAACACTGCCCAAAGCTGCTTCCAAGAggtcccagagcagggagagcctcAAGGCTGAGGTCTGCCCCTgggagagcacagccagggagcagtcCCCACCACAACCTTCTGCCAGGAGCCCAACACTGCCCAAAGCTGCTTCCAAGAAGTGCCAGAGTGGAGACAGCCTCAAGGCTGAGGTCTgtccctgggaggctgcagaggctggagctggtgggaAAGCAGAGGTCTGCCCCTGGGAGAGCACAGATGTGAAGCAGCCACCAGAGAAACCTCAACCCAGGAGCCCAGTGCTGCCCAAAGCTGCTTCCAAGAagtcccagagcagggagagcctcAAGGCTGAGGTCTGCCCTtgggaggctccaggggctggagctggtgggaAAGCAGAGGTCTGCCCCTGGGAGGTTCCAGAGGTGGAATCCACTCAGAAAGCAGAGGTCTGCCCCTGGGAGAGCACAGATGTGAAGCAGCCACCAGAGAAACCCCAACCCAGGAGCCCAGTGCTGCCCAAAGTTCCTTCCAAGAGGTCCCAGAGTGGAGACAGCCTCAAGGCTGAGGTCTgtccctgggaggctgcagaggtggaatCCACTCAGAAAGCAGAGATCTGCCCCTGGGAGAGCACAGATGTGAAGCAGCCACCAGAGAAACCCCAACCCAGGAGCCCAACACTGCCCAAAGCTCCTTCCAAGAggtcccagagcagggagagcctcAAGGCTGAGGTCTgcccctgggaggctccaggggctggagctggtggggaagcagaggtctgcccctgggaggctgcagagctcagcagcttggggcagcagagctcccacccagcaggagctggcagagcctcTCCTGCGGGGAAGGCAAAGGCAGAGCCGCTGGCAGGAgccggccccagccctgcagcagccctgctgaggagctCCGGGGGCAGgcccagcagggaggctgagcaCAAGCCCCTGTGCCGCCTCTCGGGGGGCACCCTGCACCcccgggggggcagggcagccccacGGCCTGGGGGAGCCAGCTTggaccccagcccaggctccagcacGGGCAAGGTTTGTCCCTGGCAGGCAGaaggggctccagcagcacctggtgACGGCAGCCCCGgtgccagcagagcctctgAGGTGTGCCCACGGGAGGGGGAGAGCCTGGACTCCCCCCCAAGGATgccacccacagcagggcagggccagggggagCCCCCGGGgtggagccagggctggggctgaacccAGAGCCGAGGTCTGCCCCCGGGACCACGaggagctgccctctgcccaccagctgggtgcaggcagggtgggcatcgacagccagccctgagcagcctgggcagggacacaaaCTCCCCCCCCAGCGagctcctggccaggctggcagcccctggcctggctgggAGCACTCTGCaatgggtgaggaactggctgggggctgagcccagagggtgctggtgaatggtgccacagccagctggcagccaggccccaggGGTGTGctccagagaggctctgcagagggacctgggcagagcccaggggcaggagattgaacacagcccagtgccagggactgccctttggccacagcaaccccaggcagtgccacaggctgggggcagagtggctgagagctgccaggcagagagggacctaagGGGGAGTGGAGGAgagcccagggggccaagaaggccaagggcagcctggcctgcagcaggagcagggagctcatcctgccctgtgctcagcactgctcagcccacacctggagccctgtgcccagctctgggctcctcagctcaggaaagaggttgagctgctgggaggggtccagagaagggcaacaaagctggggaggggtctggggcacagccctgggaggagaggctgagggagctggggttgctcagcctgcaggagaggaggctcaggggagaccttcttgctctctgcaactccctgcagggaggttgggctctgctcccaggcacccagcaccagaacaagaggccacaggctcaggctgtgccaggggaggtttaggctggaggttgggaggaagttctacacagagagcttggccctggggatgtgctgcccgggggggtggtggagtccccagccctgggggtactcaggagacctgatggggtgctgggggtctccagtgctggcagccaggtggCCAGAGAGGAATAAAAGTGAGCTCTACACAGCACAAAGAgtgctccctcccccct belongs to Dryobates pubescens isolate bDryPub1 chromosome 36, bDryPub1.pri, whole genome shotgun sequence and includes:
- the LOC128898936 gene encoding probable G-protein coupled receptor 179, whose product is MLSSELSGGTSRSLLTTLASVCPWESTAREQPPEKPQPRSPVLPKAPSKRSQSRESLKAEVCPWEAPGAGAGGKAEVCPWEAAEVESTQKAEICPWESTAREQPPEKPQPRSPTLPKAPSKRSQSRESLKAEVCPWESTDREQSPPQPPARSPTLPKAPSKKSQSGDSLKAEVCPWEAAGAGAGGKAEVCPWEVAAPAPAKEKPRQAQAALSMVSRSSWRGKGVQGETGGSTAGRKEAASSGPESICPWESTDTESSSPGHGTRSTELLGASSRKAESRESLKAEVCPWEAAEVESTQKAEVCPWESTAREQPPEKSQPRSPVLPKAPSKRSQSGDSLKAEVCPWEAPGAGAGGKAEVCPWEAAEVESTQKAEVCPWESTDVKQPPEKPQPRSPTLPKAASKRSQSRESLKAEVCPWESTAREQSPPQPSARSPTLPKAASKKCQSGDSLKAEVCPWEAAEAGAGGKAEVCPWESTDVKQPPEKPQPRSPVLPKAASKKSQSRESLKAEVCPWESTDVKQPPEKPQPRSPVLPKVPSKRSQSGDSLKAEVCPWEAAEVESTQKAEICPWESTDVKQPPEKPQPRSPTLPKAPSKRSQSRESLKAEVCPWEAPGAGAGGEASFSLTEGHS